The Ferrimicrobium sp. genomic interval TTTCGTGGCCGATGCGAACGCGAATCGGAACGCTGTCGCTCTGCGCCATCGTCTGATGGCACCCACCACCAGGTACGGTGCTGGCATCCCTATGGGACAAAAAGCTAAGTGACAAGCACACCCGCCACCCCATCAACACTCTTTACGCTTCATCAGGTCAGCCGGATCTACGGCGGAAGCCGCCGCAACGTTATCGCTCTCGATAGCCTCAACCTCACCATCCATACGGGGGAACGCGTGGGAATCGTTGGTGAATCCGGGTCAGGCAAAACGACACTCGCGCGGCTCCTAGTAGCCCTCGATACGCCAAGTTCCGGTGAACTCCTCTTCATGGGTCAACCACTGCCCGCAAAGGGTGAGCCGCTGCTCAACTTCCGCCAACAAGTGCAGATCGTCTTTCAAGACCCTTTTGGTTCCTTGGATCCGCGCCTCTCAATCGGTGCATCGATCGCAGAACCGCTACGGGCTCTCCGTGTGGCCGAAGATCCGCAACTGCGAGTGCAAGAACTCCTGCGGGCTGTTGGCCTCACTCCCAATACCGAGACGCTCTATCCGCATCAGCTCTCCGGAGGACAGCGCCAGCGGGTCGCCATCGCGCGGGCTCTTGCCCCACGACCATCAGTGCTGGTCGCCGACGAAGCTGTCTCGGGCCTCGACGTCTCCGTTCGAGCTCAGGTTCTGAATCTCATCGCCAACCTCGTTGATGAGCTCGGTTTGACCCTGGTATTCATCTCCCATGACCTAGCGGTCATTCGCCATATCTGTTCACGAGTAGTCGTCCTCTATCGAGGAAAACTGGTCGAAGAGAATACCACCGAGATGCTCTTCACCCACCCACAGCACCCCTACACCCGGGAGTTACTGGCGTCAATACCGCGATTGCCCGAATGATCGCACCTGCGTGGGATGCTCGAAGGCAGTAGACTGCCCAACAGTGTCGGATCTCCCTCCCAACAGTGCCACGTCTCCCAAAGTAGCACTTGTCACTGGTGCCAACGGTGGCTTAGGTCGGTGGTGTAGCCTCGGACTTGCCCAGCGCGGCTCCGTGGTGATCCTGGGTTGCCGAAGTGCTCAACGCGGACAAGCAGCTATCGATTGGATTCACCAACGAGTGCCAGCGGCGAATCTCGAACTACTCGCGATGGACCTAGCGAACCTTGCGTCAGTTCAAGAGGCGGCACAGGAGCTCGCCGAACGTCACCACGTCCTTGACGTCCTCGTCAACAACGCAGGAGTCATGATGCTGCCTAGGGCGATGACGGTGGATGGATTTGAGCAGCAGTTTGGAATCAACTACCTTGCCCACTACGCCCTGACCGCCCAACTGTTCGAGCGGCTGCTGGCAAGCGAGGCCCCAAGGGTCGTCTCCGTCGCGAGTTTGGTGGCAAATCATGGGAGCGTTCAGCTTGACGACCTGCAAGGACTAACCCATTATGGACGCTCTCGTGCCTATGCCCAGTCCAAGCTCGCCAACCTGCTCTTTGGCAAGGAGCTTGCACGCAGGGCAGAGACCAAGGGTCTCTCACTCACCAGCGTGATCGCTCATCCGGGTTTTGCTAACACCGGCCTTCAACGGCGGACTGGCAGAGCGAATCTTGGTCGAGTGGGCGAGGTCGCTATGATCGGCGCCAACCTCCTCTTTGCACAGTCCGCCGAACGAGGCGCCATCCCTCTCATTCGAGCGGCGACTGACTTGACTCTTGACAATGGGACCTATCTCGGACCCGATGGGTTGAAAGAACTCTGGGGCAGGAAAGCAGCCCCTGCTCACGTACCAAAAGCCGCGCTCGATGAGGAAGTTGCAAGGGAACTCTGGGAGATCTCCGCCACCCTCTCTGGCGTCAGCTTCCCCCTCTAGCAGACCCGCACAGCTCGACTACAGTTTACACAACGGAGACTGGCTGGGACGAACTAATCTCCCGTCACTGGTGATCCTGGACTCCGAGCACGAGCTGACACTCTGGACAAATGCCTTTGAAGACGATATCCATTCCAGTAAGTATGAAGCCGAAACGTTCAGCGTCAGGGAGTTCAACACCATCATCACCGCTTGGGTGCACGTCCTTAAAGGTTTGGCAATGGACACACAACAGATGATGATGCGCCACCGCAACATTTGGGTCATAGCGTTTTACCCCATCGTCAGCCAAGAGTACGCGGACCTCGCCCATGCTGACAAGTTCACGTAGGGTGTTGTAAACGGTAGCCTGACTGATCTCCTCGAGTCGCTCGCGCGCAAGACTGTAGATCTCTTCAGCACTCATATGGACATGGTCGCCTTGGAGCGCCTCTGCCACCACGCGACGCTGGGCACTGAGTCGCCAACCCCGACTGCGCAGGCGATCAATTAACTGTTCAGGGTTTACCACAGCCGACTCCATGCATCCAGTATAGGGACTCGTCGAAAAAACAGAAGTTCTACGTACTTCTAGCTTTAGAATCGTTCTAAGTCGTCACGATCCCCGCACATGAACTCAGTAACTTCCGAAACATTGTACTGAACAAGAACCAACTATCAACCCTTAGACAGGACACATCGTACCAATGATCTCGCCATTCACCAACGCGACAGTCGTTGATGACATACAGCTCTCATATCCAAAGAGCAATATCATCGAGCCTGCTTCGTTGCGATTCGGCAGTTCTAGAGCACAGCTTCAGCCATGACGGACCCGTGCTGGATGGGGACCGAACCGATATGCACGGATGGTAGATCTTTGACCTACAACCGGATGAACGGCCCCTCCACCCAGGCAATGCATTCCCTTGCGCGATCTTTGCCGACCCCGCGATCTTTGCAGTGTCCTAACTCTTAGCGGTTGCCACGAAGACCGGAATGTGGCGGGTCGTCTTGGTCTGATATTCCGCATAGGGCGGGAAAGCGGCAACCGCACGCTCCCACCACAGCACTCGCTCCTGACCCTCAACCTGGCGAACCGTCGCATCCATGAGAAGCTCCCGGTCATGGATGGTTACCTTGTCGGGATGAGCGATAAGGTTGTAAAACCAGAACGGATGTTCAGGTGCGCCGCCCTTTGAGGCGACGAGTGCATACTCGCCCTGATGTTCCACCCTCATGAGCGGCGTTTTACGCAACTTACCGGTCTTTGCCCCTAGGGTCCAAAGAACAATAACTGGGAGTCCGGTATCGGCCA includes:
- a CDS encoding nitroreductase family deazaflavin-dependent oxidoreductase; this encodes MALLGEYEPSTQEWVRDQVERYERTNGREGGTLADTGLPVIVLWTLGAKTGKLRKTPLMRVEHQGEYALVASKGGAPEHPFWFYNLIAHPDKVTIHDRELLMDATVRQVEGQERVLWWERAVAAFPPYAEYQTKTTRHIPVFVATAKS
- a CDS encoding oxidoreductase, producing the protein MSDLPPNSATSPKVALVTGANGGLGRWCSLGLAQRGSVVILGCRSAQRGQAAIDWIHQRVPAANLELLAMDLANLASVQEAAQELAERHHVLDVLVNNAGVMMLPRAMTVDGFEQQFGINYLAHYALTAQLFERLLASEAPRVVSVASLVANHGSVQLDDLQGLTHYGRSRAYAQSKLANLLFGKELARRAETKGLSLTSVIAHPGFANTGLQRRTGRANLGRVGEVAMIGANLLFAQSAERGAIPLIRAATDLTLDNGTYLGPDGLKELWGRKAAPAHVPKAALDEEVARELWEISATLSGVSFPL
- a CDS encoding transcriptional repressor, producing MVNPEQLIDRLRSRGWRLSAQRRVVAEALQGDHVHMSAEEIYSLARERLEEISQATVYNTLRELVSMGEVRVLLADDGVKRYDPNVAVAHHHLLCVHCQTFKDVHPSGDDGVELPDAERFGFILTGMDIVFKGICPECQLVLGVQDHQ
- a CDS encoding ATP-binding cassette domain-containing protein, which gives rise to MTSTPATPSTLFTLHQVSRIYGGSRRNVIALDSLNLTIHTGERVGIVGESGSGKTTLARLLVALDTPSSGELLFMGQPLPAKGEPLLNFRQQVQIVFQDPFGSLDPRLSIGASIAEPLRALRVAEDPQLRVQELLRAVGLTPNTETLYPHQLSGGQRQRVAIARALAPRPSVLVADEAVSGLDVSVRAQVLNLIANLVDELGLTLVFISHDLAVIRHICSRVVVLYRGKLVEENTTEMLFTHPQHPYTRELLASIPRLPE